The proteins below come from a single Bernardetia sp. genomic window:
- a CDS encoding peroxiredoxin, translating into MGLKIGDKAPNFTLDSTSGEEFTLYDSVGNEPCIIYFYPKDFTSVCTEQACSFRDEFGAFRDLGVTVIGISKDDIETHQRFKKEYKLPFELLADTKGKVAKLYDSLLPIVSIPKRNTFVLAADKTIMDIQSDLTTGKSKIREVVENLTKQF; encoded by the coding sequence ATGGGACTAAAAATTGGAGATAAAGCACCTAATTTTACACTAGATTCTACTTCTGGAGAAGAGTTTACACTCTACGATTCAGTAGGTAACGAACCTTGCATTATTTATTTTTATCCAAAAGATTTTACAAGTGTCTGTACAGAACAAGCCTGCTCGTTTAGGGATGAATTTGGAGCATTCAGAGATTTAGGTGTTACTGTCATCGGAATCAGTAAAGATGATATCGAAACGCATCAGCGATTTAAGAAGGAATACAAGTTGCCCTTCGAACTTTTGGCAGATACAAAGGGAAAAGTTGCCAAACTCTATGATTCTTTGTTGCCAATAGTTTCTATTCCAAAGCGAAATACGTTTGTTTTGGCAGCAGACAAAACAATTATGGATATTCAGAGCGACCTAACAACTGGAAAGAGCAAAATCAGAGAGGTTGTAGAAAACCTTACTAAGCAGTTTTAG
- a CDS encoding peroxiredoxin has product MNLVNKPAPRFSAPAVIDGEEIINDFSLDQYIGKKNVILFFYPKDFTFVCPTEILAFQEKLSVFAEKDTVVVGCSTDTEETHLAWLLTPKNKGGIEGVTFPMVADTAKTIATNYGVLGGDYTYDDNGNLVFEGAPICLRGTYLINKEGIIKHVSINDFPLGRNIDEYIRLVDALRYVEKHGEVCPANWEEGKEAMHETRESVANYLGKQ; this is encoded by the coding sequence ATGAACTTAGTGAATAAGCCTGCGCCACGTTTTTCAGCTCCTGCCGTAATTGATGGCGAAGAAATCATTAACGACTTTTCATTAGACCAATATATCGGCAAAAAGAATGTAATTCTTTTCTTTTACCCTAAAGATTTTACATTTGTTTGCCCAACTGAAATTTTAGCTTTCCAAGAAAAATTATCTGTTTTTGCAGAGAAAGATACAGTTGTTGTAGGCTGCTCTACTGATACAGAAGAAACTCACCTTGCTTGGTTACTTACTCCAAAAAATAAAGGAGGAATCGAAGGAGTAACTTTCCCAATGGTAGCAGATACTGCCAAAACAATCGCTACAAATTATGGTGTTTTGGGTGGAGATTACACGTATGATGACAACGGAAACCTTGTTTTTGAAGGCGCACCTATCTGTCTTCGTGGAACATATCTTATCAATAAGGAAGGAATTATCAAGCACGTTTCTATCAACGATTTTCCTTTAGGACGTAATATTGACGAGTATATCCGTTTGGTAGATGCTCTTCGTTATGTAGAGAAGCACGGAGAAGTTTGTCCTGCAAACTGGGAAGAAGGAAAAGAAGCAATGCACGAAACTAGAGAAAGTGTTGCTAACTACTTAGGTAAGCAATAG
- a CDS encoding mechanosensitive ion channel family protein, whose product MEDELDNQIDLLHEGYVALRDKLIGWFETLVAMLPNFFLAVIVLLVFYFIAKAIRVGINRALTRLVDNRNILELATQIIFYVIMIIGTFVALGVLNLDKTVTSLLAGAGVIGLALSFAFQDLATNFISGIFIAVQKPLQIGDLIQTHEYIGYVKRIGLRAIDIENFDGQYVIIPSKDVFQTPLLNYNRLNHRRVNLPIGVSYGDDIEKVERLLYDTIRNLEITRDDYTDVRIDFDGFGDSSVNFIVRFWINHCDQPSYHRAYTQAGIAIKKAFDKNDITIPFPIRTLDFGIKGGEKMEQQLAILEKLGKGK is encoded by the coding sequence ATGGAAGATGAATTAGACAATCAAATTGACTTACTACACGAAGGCTATGTAGCTCTAAGAGATAAACTTATAGGTTGGTTTGAAACCTTAGTAGCAATGCTACCCAATTTTTTCTTGGCAGTTATTGTACTATTAGTATTCTACTTTATTGCAAAAGCTATTAGAGTTGGTATTAATCGTGCGCTTACTCGTCTTGTAGATAATCGTAACATCTTAGAGCTTGCTACACAAATCATTTTTTATGTGATTATGATTATAGGAACTTTTGTAGCACTAGGAGTTCTGAATTTGGACAAAACGGTTACATCTTTACTCGCTGGTGCTGGTGTGATTGGTCTTGCGCTTAGTTTTGCCTTTCAAGATTTGGCAACCAATTTTATCTCTGGAATTTTTATTGCCGTACAGAAACCGTTGCAAATTGGCGACTTAATACAAACTCACGAATATATTGGTTATGTAAAAAGAATAGGTTTGAGAGCGATTGATATAGAAAACTTTGATGGTCAGTATGTTATTATTCCTTCAAAGGATGTTTTTCAGACTCCACTCTTAAACTATAACCGTTTGAATCATCGTAGAGTAAATCTACCCATAGGAGTTTCGTATGGCGATGATATAGAAAAAGTAGAGCGTTTGCTTTATGATACTATTCGTAATTTGGAAATTACTAGAGACGATTATACTGATGTACGTATAGATTTTGATGGCTTTGGAGATAGTTCAGTCAATTTTATTGTTCGTTTTTGGATAAACCATTGCGACCAACCGTCTTATCATAGAGCCTATACACAAGCAGGTATTGCAATCAAAAAAGCCTTCGATAAAAATGATATTACCATACCTTTCCCTATCCGTACTTTAGATTTTGGAATCAAAGGTGGCGAAAAAATGGAACAACAACTCGCTATCTTGGAAAAACTAGGTAAAGGGAAGTAA